A part of Streptomyces sp. NBC_00557 genomic DNA contains:
- a CDS encoding helix-turn-helix domain-containing protein, producing the protein MQNGPAVRRRKLGAELRTLRTGAGLTSGEAARLVGWHQSKVSRIETGASGVKPADVRLLLDAYEVHDRQLRELLLMLAGSGDTGDRHRWWHAYRGVLPPTYRDFISLESQASTMRTLETTVVPGLLQTPEYARAVTRAAVKDLDDSDLDTLVEVRLARQDVLRADPPLVLSAVLDEAVLRREVGGPEVMARQLERLMEAARLPQVRLQVLPFSAGAHVGLTGPFVIFSFPSTSDLDVVVLDQLTSSLYLERKEDLMAYSEAFDTLRMHALSPEDTLDYIAGIGDGA; encoded by the coding sequence ATGCAGAACGGGCCGGCCGTGCGCCGCCGCAAACTGGGCGCCGAACTGCGCACGCTGCGCACCGGTGCCGGGCTCACGAGCGGTGAGGCGGCCCGGCTGGTCGGCTGGCACCAGTCGAAGGTCAGCCGTATCGAGACCGGTGCCAGCGGCGTGAAACCAGCGGATGTGCGGTTACTCCTCGACGCCTACGAGGTGCACGACAGGCAGCTGCGCGAGCTGCTGCTGATGCTGGCCGGCTCCGGCGACACCGGCGACCGGCACCGCTGGTGGCACGCCTACCGCGGGGTGCTGCCGCCCACCTACCGGGACTTCATCAGCCTGGAGTCGCAGGCGAGCACGATGCGCACCCTGGAGACCACGGTCGTGCCCGGTCTGCTGCAGACCCCCGAGTACGCCCGCGCGGTGACCCGGGCGGCCGTGAAGGACCTGGACGACAGCGACCTCGACACGCTGGTGGAGGTGCGCCTGGCCCGCCAGGACGTGCTGCGCGCCGACCCGCCGCTGGTGCTGAGCGCGGTGCTGGACGAGGCGGTGCTGCGGCGCGAGGTCGGCGGCCCCGAGGTGATGGCCCGGCAGCTGGAGCGGCTGATGGAGGCGGCCCGGCTGCCCCAAGTCCGGCTCCAGGTGCTGCCGTTCAGCGCCGGAGCGCATGTCGGCCTCACCGGGCCTTTCGTTATCTTCTCATTTCCGAGCACTTCTGATCTGGACGTGGTTGTTCTCGACCAGTTGACGAGTAGCCTCTACCTGGAGCGGAAAGAAGACCTCATGGCCTACTCGGAGGCCTTCGACACCCTTCGGATGCACGCCCTTTCACCCGAGGACACGTTGGACTACATCGCCGGGATAGGTGACGGCGCGTAA
- a CDS encoding ATP-binding protein — protein sequence MADHLEASVTLPSDPASVSAARTYVVGTLAEWGLPSDTETADTVRLIVSELATNAVQHTFGQSPTFTVDIALDRDEQLRIGVTDSHPRFPKRLPAAVQQDNGRGMVIIRWLTAECGGRLRVRPTREGGKTVFIELPWILPAERTR from the coding sequence ATGGCAGACCATCTGGAAGCATCCGTCACTCTGCCGAGCGATCCCGCCTCGGTCTCCGCGGCCCGCACCTACGTCGTGGGCACGCTCGCGGAGTGGGGCCTGCCGTCGGACACCGAGACGGCCGACACGGTGCGACTCATCGTCTCCGAACTCGCCACGAACGCCGTACAGCACACTTTCGGTCAGTCACCCACCTTCACGGTCGACATCGCCCTGGACCGCGACGAACAGCTTCGCATCGGCGTGACGGACAGTCACCCGCGCTTTCCGAAGAGACTGCCCGCCGCCGTCCAGCAGGACAACGGACGCGGCATGGTCATCATCCGCTGGCTCACCGCGGAGTGCGGCGGCAGACTCCGCGTCCGTCCCACTCGTGAGGGCGGCAAGACGGTCTTCATCGAACTCCCCTGGATCCTCCCGGCGGAACGGACCCGCTAG
- a CDS encoding C40 family peptidase: MTALNRVPSLMARAGTASALTLAAVGGSIAVPGLATDASAATLATKALHIAASKKGAPYQYGATGPRRFDCSGLTLYSFKKAGKTLPRTAAAQYNRTHHISARSRRAGDLVFFHSGSYVYHVGIYAGHGKIWHAPRTGDVVRLQKIWTRSVWYGRVN, encoded by the coding sequence ATGACTGCGCTCAATCGTGTCCCGTCGCTCATGGCCCGGGCCGGTACGGCCTCGGCCCTCACCCTCGCCGCCGTGGGCGGCTCGATCGCGGTCCCCGGGCTCGCCACCGACGCCTCGGCCGCGACCCTGGCCACGAAAGCACTGCACATCGCGGCCTCCAAGAAGGGGGCGCCGTACCAGTACGGGGCCACCGGGCCGCGCAGGTTCGACTGCTCGGGGCTGACGCTCTACTCGTTCAAGAAGGCGGGCAAGACCCTGCCGCGTACCGCCGCCGCGCAGTACAACCGGACGCACCACATCTCCGCCCGCAGCCGCAGGGCCGGCGACCTGGTGTTCTTCCACTCGGGCTCCTACGTCTACCACGTCGGCATCTACGCCGGACACGGGAAGATCTGGCACGCACCGAGGACCGGTGACGTGGTGCGGCTGCAGAAGATCTGGACCAGGAGCGTCTGGTACGGCCGGGTCAACTGA
- a CDS encoding ATP-dependent Clp protease proteolytic subunit, with the protein MSRAFARHVLPEFTERTGSGVRTLDPYGKLFEDRIVFLGTPLDDAAANDVMAQLMYLEHAAPERDITLYVNSPGGTFSALTAVYDTLRYVSCDVATYCLGQASSQAALLIAAGTPGKRFALPGARMVLSQPRLAEPVQGQPSDLLIQAGELARIRALTEEMLVRHTGRTAGQVRRDLERDLVLDAPAAVEYGLVDALVPARRGTPGAPDAR; encoded by the coding sequence ATGTCCCGAGCGTTCGCCCGCCATGTCCTGCCCGAGTTCACCGAGCGCACCGGCAGCGGCGTGCGCACCCTGGACCCGTACGGCAAGCTGTTCGAGGACCGGATCGTCTTCCTCGGCACCCCGCTGGACGACGCGGCCGCGAACGACGTGATGGCACAGCTGATGTACCTCGAACACGCGGCTCCGGAGCGGGACATCACGCTGTACGTCAACTCCCCCGGCGGCACGTTCAGCGCGTTGACGGCGGTCTACGACACGCTGCGCTACGTCAGTTGCGACGTGGCCACCTACTGCCTGGGCCAGGCCTCCTCCCAGGCCGCGCTGCTGATCGCGGCCGGCACGCCGGGCAAGCGGTTCGCCCTGCCGGGCGCGCGCATGGTCCTCTCGCAGCCCCGGCTCGCCGAGCCGGTGCAGGGCCAGCCGAGCGACCTGCTCATCCAGGCCGGGGAACTGGCCCGGATCCGTGCGCTGACGGAGGAGATGCTGGTACGGCACACCGGGCGCACGGCCGGACAGGTCCGCCGCGACCTGGAGCGGGACCTGGTGCTGGACGCCCCCGCCGCGGTGGAGTACGGCCTGGTGGACGCCCTCGTGCCCGCCCGGCGGGGCACCCCGGGCGCACCGGACGCGAGGTGA
- a CDS encoding type II toxin-antitoxin system Phd/YefM family antitoxin has protein sequence MAYEIPVTQARAELADLINRVVYGGERVVVTRHGKPLVALVSAADLERLDALEEQAGEQVVSSVSGVREAGSAARERQRFGIAAEHRGPGVS, from the coding sequence ATGGCCTACGAGATTCCGGTGACGCAAGCCAGGGCTGAGCTCGCCGACCTGATCAACCGGGTGGTGTACGGCGGTGAGCGCGTCGTGGTCACCCGGCACGGCAAGCCGCTGGTCGCGCTGGTGTCGGCCGCCGATCTGGAGCGGCTGGACGCCCTCGAGGAGCAGGCCGGGGAGCAGGTCGTCAGCTCGGTCTCGGGCGTCCGCGAGGCCGGTTCCGCCGCGCGCGAACGGCAGCGCTTCGGGATCGCCGCCGAGCACCGGGGGCCCGGGGTCTCCTGA
- a CDS encoding urease subunit gamma, translated as MQLTPHEQERLLIHVAADVAEKRRARGLRLNHPEAVALITSHILEGARDGRTVAELMSSGRKLLTRDDVMDGVPEMIHDVQVEATFPDGTKLVTVHEPIV; from the coding sequence GTGCAACTGACCCCGCACGAGCAAGAGCGGCTGCTGATCCACGTGGCGGCCGACGTGGCCGAGAAGCGCAGGGCCCGCGGGCTCAGGCTCAACCACCCGGAAGCGGTCGCCCTCATCACGTCGCACATCCTCGAAGGCGCGCGTGACGGCCGTACGGTCGCCGAACTGATGTCCTCCGGCCGCAAGCTCCTCACCCGGGACGACGTCATGGACGGCGTCCCCGAGATGATCCACGACGTCCAGGTGGAGGCCACCTTCCCGGACGGCACCAAGCTCGTCACCGTCCACGAGCCGATCGTCTGA
- a CDS encoding urease subunit beta codes for MIPGEILFADDPVVCNEGREVTRLTVLNAADRPVQVGSHYHFAEANPGLEFDRAAARGKRLNVAAGTAVRFEPGIPVDVELVPLAGARIVPGLRGQTGGALDA; via the coding sequence ATGATTCCCGGAGAGATCCTGTTCGCCGACGACCCCGTCGTCTGCAACGAGGGCCGCGAGGTCACCCGCCTCACCGTCCTCAACGCCGCCGACCGCCCGGTCCAGGTCGGCTCGCACTACCACTTCGCCGAGGCCAACCCCGGCCTGGAGTTCGACCGCGCCGCCGCCCGCGGCAAGCGGCTGAACGTGGCCGCCGGCACCGCCGTGCGCTTCGAGCCCGGCATCCCCGTCGACGTCGAACTCGTGCCCCTCGCCGGCGCCCGGATCGTGCCGGGGCTGCGCGGGCAGACGGGAGGCGCGCTCGATGCCTGA
- a CDS encoding urease subunit alpha: MPEISRGAYADLFGPTTGDRIRLADTDLLVEIEEDRSGGPGASGDEAVFGGGKVIRESMGQSRATRADGTPDTVITGAVVVDHWGVVKADIGIRDGRITAIGKAGNPDTMDGVHPDLVIGPETEIIAGNGRILTAGAIDAHVHFICPQVADEALASGITTLVGGGTGPAEGSKATTVTPGPWHLARMFEAMEAYPVNVGFLGKGNTVSHEAMLSQIRGGAAGLKLHEDWGSTPAVIDAALTVADRTGIQVAIHTDTLNEAGFVGDTLAAIAGRGIHSYHTEGAGGGHAPDIMTVVSQPNVLPSSTNPTRPFTVNTAEEHLDMLMVCHHLNPAVPEDLAFAESRIRPSTIGAEDILHDLGAISIISSDSQAMGRVGEVILRTWQTAHVMKRRRGALPGDGRADNHRVRRYVAKYTINPALAQGLAAEIGSVETGKLADLVLWEPAFFGVKPLLVLKGGQIAYAQMGDANASIPTPQPILPRPMYGAIGRAPAANSVNFVSAMAVEDGLPERLGLGKRFQAISSTRAVTKADMRENDARPDVRIDPDSFAVHIDGELVEATPAAELPMAQRYFLF, translated from the coding sequence ATGCCTGAGATCTCCCGCGGCGCCTACGCCGACCTGTTCGGCCCCACCACCGGTGACCGCATCCGGCTCGCCGACACCGATCTGCTGGTCGAGATCGAGGAGGACCGCTCCGGCGGCCCCGGCGCCTCCGGGGACGAGGCCGTCTTCGGCGGCGGCAAGGTCATCCGCGAGTCCATGGGGCAGTCCCGTGCCACCCGCGCCGACGGCACTCCCGACACCGTGATCACCGGCGCCGTCGTCGTGGACCACTGGGGCGTCGTCAAGGCTGACATCGGCATCCGCGACGGCCGGATCACCGCGATCGGCAAGGCCGGCAACCCGGACACCATGGACGGCGTCCACCCGGACCTCGTCATCGGACCCGAGACCGAGATCATCGCGGGCAACGGGCGGATCCTCACCGCCGGCGCCATCGACGCGCACGTGCACTTCATCTGCCCCCAGGTCGCCGACGAGGCCCTCGCCTCCGGCATCACCACCCTGGTCGGCGGCGGCACCGGCCCCGCCGAGGGCTCCAAGGCCACCACGGTCACCCCCGGCCCCTGGCACCTCGCCCGGATGTTCGAGGCGATGGAGGCCTACCCGGTCAACGTCGGCTTCCTCGGCAAGGGCAACACGGTCAGCCACGAGGCGATGCTCTCCCAGATCCGGGGCGGCGCGGCCGGCCTGAAGCTGCACGAGGACTGGGGCTCCACCCCGGCCGTCATCGACGCCGCGCTGACGGTCGCCGACCGCACCGGCATCCAGGTCGCCATCCACACCGACACCCTCAACGAGGCCGGGTTCGTCGGCGACACCCTCGCCGCGATCGCGGGCCGGGGCATCCACTCGTACCACACCGAGGGCGCCGGCGGCGGGCACGCTCCGGACATCATGACCGTGGTCTCGCAGCCCAACGTGCTGCCCAGCTCCACCAACCCGACCCGGCCCTTCACCGTCAACACCGCCGAGGAACACCTCGACATGCTGATGGTGTGCCACCACCTCAACCCGGCGGTGCCCGAGGACCTGGCCTTCGCCGAGTCCCGCATCCGGCCGTCCACCATCGGCGCGGAGGACATCCTGCACGACCTCGGCGCCATCTCGATCATCTCCTCCGACTCCCAGGCCATGGGCCGCGTCGGCGAGGTGATCCTGCGCACCTGGCAGACCGCTCATGTGATGAAGCGCAGGCGCGGCGCGCTGCCCGGTGACGGACGCGCGGACAACCACCGGGTACGTCGCTATGTCGCCAAATACACGATCAACCCGGCGCTCGCCCAGGGCCTCGCCGCCGAGATCGGCTCCGTCGAGACCGGCAAGCTCGCCGACCTCGTCCTGTGGGAGCCGGCGTTCTTCGGCGTCAAGCCGCTCCTCGTCCTCAAGGGCGGTCAGATCGCCTACGCGCAGATGGGCGACGCCAACGCCTCGATCCCCACACCGCAACCGATCCTGCCCCGCCCGATGTACGGCGCGATCGGCCGTGCCCCGGCCGCCAACTCGGTCAACTTCGTCAGCGCGATGGCCGTCGAGGACGGGCTGCCGGAGCGGCTCGGGCTCGGCAAGCGGTTCCAGGCGATCTCCTCCACGCGCGCGGTCACCAAGGCCGACATGCGGGAGAACGACGCCCGGCCCGACGTCCGGATCGACCCCGACAGCTTCGCCGTGCACATCGACGGCGAACTGGTCGAGGCCACCCCGGCCGCCGAACTGCCCATGGCCCAGCGCTACTTCCTCTTCTGA
- a CDS encoding urease accessory protein UreF yields the protein MSRAALLVLADGRFPAGGHAHSGGAEAAVKAGRITSAASLEDFCRGRLHTAGAVAGALAAAAVLGADPGELDAAADARTPSPALRAAARRLGRQLLRAARASWPCDELDALARRFPKGAHQPVVLGCVARAAGLGPEDAAYCAAYESVSGPATATVRLLSLDPFDATGVLARLAPELDRVVDRAVAAARSVRDEGVDALPAASGPLLEVGAEWHAGWPVRLFAS from the coding sequence ATGTCACGGGCAGCACTGCTCGTCCTGGCCGACGGCCGCTTCCCCGCCGGAGGGCACGCGCACTCCGGCGGGGCGGAGGCCGCCGTCAAGGCGGGCCGGATCACCTCCGCCGCGAGCCTGGAGGACTTCTGCCGCGGCCGGCTGCACACCGCGGGAGCCGTCGCGGGCGCGCTGGCCGCCGCGGCCGTACTCGGCGCCGACCCGGGGGAGTTGGACGCGGCGGCGGACGCGCGTACGCCGTCACCCGCCCTGCGGGCCGCAGCGCGGCGCCTCGGCCGGCAGCTGCTGCGGGCCGCCCGGGCGAGCTGGCCGTGCGACGAACTCGACGCGCTGGCACGGAGGTTCCCCAAGGGGGCACACCAGCCGGTGGTGCTCGGGTGCGTGGCGCGGGCCGCCGGTCTCGGGCCCGAGGACGCGGCGTACTGCGCGGCGTACGAGAGCGTGAGCGGGCCGGCGACGGCCACGGTACGGCTGCTCAGCCTCGACCCGTTCGACGCGACGGGCGTGCTGGCGCGGCTGGCGCCGGAGCTCGACCGCGTCGTGGACCGAGCCGTGGCCGCGGCGCGGAGCGTGCGCGACGAGGGCGTCGACGCACTGCCGGCGGCTTCCGGGCCCTTGCTGGAGGTCGGCGCGGAGTGGCATGCGGGCTGGCCCGTGCGGCTGTTCGCGTCGTAG
- the ureG gene encoding urease accessory protein UreG, which translates to MHLDHTHPGPAALGADARRPDGSRRALRIGLGGPVGSGKTATVAALCRALRDELSLAVVTNDIYTREDAEFLLREAVLPPERITAVETGACPHTAIRDDISANLEAVEDLEDAVGPLDLILVESGGDNLTATFSKGLVDAQIFVIDVAGGDDIPRKGGPGVTTADLLVVNKTDLAPYVGSDLARMAADAKAQRAELPVVLQSLRSERGVADVAAWVRGRLAAWTA; encoded by the coding sequence ATGCACCTCGATCACACCCACCCCGGACCCGCCGCCCTCGGCGCGGACGCGCGCCGGCCCGACGGATCGCGCCGCGCGCTGCGCATCGGGCTCGGCGGGCCCGTCGGGTCCGGGAAGACCGCCACCGTCGCCGCGCTCTGCCGGGCCCTGCGCGACGAGTTGTCGCTCGCGGTCGTCACCAACGACATCTACACCCGTGAGGACGCCGAGTTCCTGCTGCGGGAGGCCGTGCTGCCGCCCGAGCGGATCACGGCCGTGGAGACGGGCGCCTGCCCGCACACCGCGATCCGCGACGACATCTCCGCCAACCTCGAAGCCGTGGAGGACCTGGAGGACGCGGTCGGCCCGCTGGACCTGATCCTCGTCGAGTCCGGCGGCGACAACCTCACCGCGACCTTCTCGAAGGGGCTCGTGGACGCCCAGATCTTCGTGATCGACGTGGCCGGCGGCGACGACATCCCGCGCAAGGGCGGTCCCGGCGTCACCACCGCAGACCTGCTCGTCGTCAACAAGACCGACCTCGCCCCGTACGTCGGCTCCGACCTCGCCCGGATGGCCGCCGACGCCAAGGCCCAGCGGGCCGAACTCCCCGTCGTCCTCCAGTCGTTGCGCAGCGAGCGGGGCGTCGCCGACGTGGCCGCGTGGGTGCGCGGGCGGCTCGCCGCGTGGACGGCGTGA
- a CDS encoding urease accessory protein UreD — MTASGVRADARIVARADGRGGTALAVLESDGPLALRRVRSGGAEARVMVVGAMSGPLGGDRFSLTARVAQGARLHVGSAAATLALPGQAKGEARYDVRLDVADGAELHWLPEQLISARGSDLRIATRAELAPGARLVLREEQVLGRAGEEPGRLGSRLTVRIAGRTVLDQELACGPGALGGWDGPAVLAGHRAVGQLVVVRPDFALNAPAPAMLDECAALMPLAGPAVLVSALAPDALRLRRVLDASLARLMGRT, encoded by the coding sequence GTGACCGCCTCCGGGGTACGGGCGGACGCCCGGATCGTCGCCCGTGCCGACGGCCGGGGCGGGACCGCGCTGGCCGTCCTGGAGAGCGATGGCCCGCTGGCCCTGCGCCGCGTCCGGTCCGGCGGCGCGGAGGCGCGGGTCATGGTCGTCGGCGCGATGAGCGGCCCGCTCGGCGGCGACCGCTTCTCGCTCACGGCGCGTGTGGCGCAGGGTGCCCGGCTGCACGTCGGTTCGGCCGCCGCCACCCTCGCCCTGCCGGGCCAGGCCAAGGGCGAGGCCCGCTACGACGTACGGCTCGACGTGGCCGACGGAGCCGAACTGCACTGGCTGCCGGAGCAGTTGATCTCGGCCCGGGGCAGCGACCTGCGCATCGCCACCCGGGCCGAACTCGCCCCCGGCGCCCGGCTCGTGCTGCGGGAGGAGCAGGTGCTCGGGCGGGCGGGGGAGGAGCCCGGGCGGCTCGGCAGCCGGCTGACCGTGCGGATCGCGGGCCGGACGGTGCTGGACCAGGAGCTGGCCTGCGGGCCCGGGGCCCTGGGCGGCTGGGACGGTCCCGCGGTGCTGGCCGGGCATCGCGCGGTGGGCCAACTCGTCGTCGTACGACCGGATTTCGCCCTGAACGCACCCGCGCCCGCAATGCTGGACGAGTGCGCCGCCCTGATGCCGCTGGCCGGTCCGGCGGTCCTGGTCAGCGCCCTTGCGCCGGACGCCCTGCGGTTGCGGCGAGTCCTGGACGCCTCCCTGGCAAGGCTCATGGGTCGAACATGA
- a CDS encoding alpha/beta hydrolase: MALGSAGALVTATLVAGAVSAPAATAAGRPAADREAKGADVAAARAAKAGIDWQDCPADWGLAKPIQCGWVSVPVDYAHPYGKQIKLAVDRIGNTGTKEERQGALVYNPGGPGGSGLRFPTRVINKNPVWANAAKAYDFVGFDPRGVGHSAPISCEDPQEFVKAPKMDPVPDTEADKLAQRKLAHEYADGCLERTGRAMLQQMTTPNTARDLDVIRAALGEKKLNYLGVSYGTYLGAVYGTLFPGHLRRMIVDSVVNPDRDNIWYQANLNQDVAFEGRWKDWEDWVAENDAAFHLGTTRDAVQAKWLQLRATAKKNPIGGVVGPAELISFFQSAPYYDSSWVPVATVFSKYVAGDTQALVDAAAPDMSDTAGNTSAENGNAVYTAVECTDAKWPTSWKTWDRDNTRLNAQYPFMTWANAWMNLPCATWPVKQQNPVEVRTGKGLPQVLIVQSTRDAATPYEGAVELHKRFQGSRLITEKDAGSHGVTGLVNPCINQRVDAYLIDGRLDGADVTCTPHATPKP; this comes from the coding sequence ATGGCGCTCGGTTCGGCCGGAGCACTCGTCACCGCCACCCTGGTCGCCGGTGCCGTCTCGGCGCCCGCGGCCACCGCCGCCGGCCGGCCGGCGGCGGACCGGGAGGCCAAGGGCGCCGATGTAGCCGCCGCCCGCGCCGCCAAGGCCGGCATCGACTGGCAGGACTGCCCGGCCGACTGGGGGCTGGCCAAGCCCATCCAGTGCGGCTGGGTCAGCGTGCCCGTCGACTACGCCCACCCGTACGGCAAGCAGATCAAGCTCGCCGTCGACCGTATCGGCAACACGGGGACCAAGGAGGAGCGTCAGGGCGCGCTCGTCTACAACCCCGGCGGCCCCGGCGGCTCCGGGCTGCGCTTCCCGACGCGCGTCATCAACAAGAACCCCGTCTGGGCGAACGCCGCCAAGGCCTACGACTTCGTGGGCTTCGACCCGCGCGGCGTCGGCCACTCCGCGCCCATCTCCTGCGAGGACCCGCAGGAGTTCGTGAAGGCGCCGAAGATGGACCCGGTGCCGGACACCGAGGCGGACAAGCTCGCGCAGCGCAAGCTGGCCCACGAGTACGCCGACGGCTGCCTGGAGCGCACCGGGCGCGCCATGCTCCAGCAGATGACCACGCCGAACACGGCCCGGGACCTGGATGTCATCCGTGCCGCCCTGGGCGAGAAGAAGCTCAACTACCTGGGCGTCTCCTACGGCACCTACCTCGGCGCGGTCTACGGCACCCTCTTCCCGGGCCACCTGCGCCGCATGATCGTGGACAGCGTGGTCAACCCGGACCGCGACAACATCTGGTACCAGGCCAACCTGAACCAGGACGTCGCCTTCGAGGGCCGCTGGAAGGACTGGGAGGACTGGGTCGCCGAGAACGACGCCGCCTTCCACCTCGGCACCACCCGCGACGCCGTCCAGGCCAAGTGGCTCCAGCTGCGCGCCACCGCCAAGAAGAACCCCATCGGCGGAGTCGTCGGCCCGGCCGAGCTGATCTCCTTCTTCCAGAGCGCGCCCTACTACGACTCCTCCTGGGTGCCCGTCGCCACGGTGTTCAGCAAGTACGTCGCCGGTGACACCCAGGCACTGGTCGACGCCGCCGCCCCCGACATGTCCGACACGGCGGGCAACACCTCCGCCGAGAACGGCAACGCCGTCTACACGGCCGTCGAGTGCACCGACGCCAAGTGGCCCACCAGCTGGAAGACCTGGGACCGGGACAACACCCGGCTCAACGCGCAGTACCCGTTCATGACCTGGGCGAACGCCTGGATGAACCTGCCGTGCGCCACCTGGCCGGTCAAACAGCAGAACCCGGTCGAGGTCAGGACCGGCAAGGGCCTGCCGCAGGTGCTGATCGTGCAGTCCACCCGGGACGCCGCCACCCCGTACGAGGGCGCCGTCGAACTGCACAAGCGGTTCCAGGGCTCCCGTCTGATCACCGAGAAGGACGCGGGCTCCCACGGTGTGACGGGCCTGGTCAACCCCTGCATCAACCAGCGCGTCGACGCCTACCTGATCGACGGCAGGCTGGACGGCGCGGACGTGACCTGCACCCCGCACGCCACGCCCAAGCCGTGA
- a CDS encoding lysophospholipid acyltransferase family protein — MFYYLLKYVLLGPVLRLVFRPRIEGLENVPATGPAIVAGNHLSFSDHFLMPAVLGRRITFLAKAEYFTGPGLKGRLTAFFFRSAGQIPVDRSGKEAGQAAIREGLKVLARGELLGIYPEGTRSHDGRLYKGKVGVAVMALRAGVPVVPCAMIGTFEAQPPGKVVPNIHPVTIRFGKPLDFSRYAGMEGEKAILRAVTDEIMYAILALSEQEYVDEYAAVVKERQAAENGVKERRFPRAPLS, encoded by the coding sequence GTGTTCTACTACCTGCTCAAGTACGTGCTGCTGGGCCCCGTGCTGAGACTGGTCTTCCGGCCCCGGATCGAGGGCCTGGAGAACGTGCCGGCCACCGGTCCCGCGATCGTCGCCGGGAACCACCTCTCCTTCTCCGACCACTTCCTGATGCCGGCGGTGCTGGGGCGCCGGATCACCTTCCTCGCCAAGGCGGAGTACTTCACCGGCCCGGGGCTCAAGGGCCGGCTCACCGCGTTCTTCTTCCGCAGCGCGGGGCAGATCCCGGTGGACCGCTCGGGCAAGGAGGCGGGCCAGGCCGCGATCCGGGAGGGCCTGAAGGTGCTGGCCCGGGGCGAGCTGCTCGGGATCTATCCGGAGGGCACCCGTTCGCACGACGGCAGGCTGTACAAGGGCAAGGTCGGTGTGGCCGTGATGGCGCTGCGGGCCGGCGTGCCGGTGGTGCCGTGCGCGATGATCGGCACCTTCGAGGCCCAGCCGCCCGGGAAGGTGGTGCCGAACATCCACCCGGTCACCATCCGCTTCGGCAAGCCGCTCGACTTCTCGCGCTATGCCGGGATGGAAGGGGAGAAGGCGATCCTGCGGGCGGTCACGGACGAGATCATGTACGCCATCCTGGCCCTGTCCGAGCAGGAGTACGTCGATGAGTACGCGGCCGTCGTCAAGGAGCGGCAGGCTGCGGAGAACGGCGTCAAGGAGCGCCGGTTCCCCAGGGCGCCGCTCAGCTGA